The following are encoded together in the Tripterygium wilfordii isolate XIE 37 chromosome 3, ASM1340144v1, whole genome shotgun sequence genome:
- the LOC119995648 gene encoding zinc finger BED domain-containing protein RICESLEEPER 2-like, whose amino-acid sequence MATSNTPVDADNFELESASVNQSCSIFSNEMTSSSDGNEFTQDDFEKAICMCVVCGILPISISGEPIFSIMVQAIANSPELDPNFVRRALCLFVLGCALPLSICKKLIFKQMMCIVNPQCKTILDALDLCTLMKDALRICADKRKIVMEELAKAPGRISFTFDNWEDGRQDEFLPFTFDNWEADKQEKYLCRQYTCITAHWIDASWELQRRVISFGTLLYPLDGLSIAEEVSSCLTGWKVDNKVKTLTLGNPCYDETVITSLKTRFLANRSLLSNGDFFQIRGFCYIMSLAVEDGIKLIDDIVQKVRGVAIHIQCDITKRKNFYEIADNHFHLNTKKRLRPENGYRWDLTYTMLDHALYFRPVLDHLGQNDEELKFCELSAEEWDKLAVVLKFLNVFYGVTNRFFSSKQPTSYTYFRGIWEIQMKLQLLEAANGPHDFMVDMVKETKENFDQYWLDHNLILSLATILDPRCKLELAEYCYVKLFGELYAKEMVQNVKTTLFNLFDEYKSLGVVSSSTIGTFASGSRRDDLDGFLEDYELFLSKKQKHDAGRSQLDVYLEEKILDLHSELDILSYWRDVSGRYPDLGSMARDILTIPIFAVPPEGAFAMGKRLIKRWQKDAIVEDKAIFICCQDWMHVKGLCSGLYTYFANDPEESDAEDESNEEMEDDESEDSATAT is encoded by the exons ATGGCAACTTCAAATACACCTGTTGATGCagataattttgaacttgaaaGTGCAAGTGTGAATCAAAGTTGCTCAATATTCAGCAATGAAATGACTTCGAGTTCAGATGGTAATGAGTTTACTCAGGATGACTTTGAGAAAGCCATTTGCATGTGTGTTGTTTGTGGCATACTTCCAATTTCAATTTCTGGGGAGCCTATATTCAGTATTATGGTGCAAGCCATAGCCAATAGTCCAGAGTTGGATCCCAATTTTGTTCGTAGAGCCCTTTGCTTGTTTGTTCTTGGTTGTGCCCTTCCTTTATCGATTTGTAAGAAACTCATATTCAAACAAATGATGTGCATCGTGAATCCGCAATGCAAAACCATTTTAGATGCATTGGATCTCTGTACCCTTATGAAAGATGCACTTAGAATTTGTGCAGATAAAAGAAAGATTGTGATGGAAGAGTTAGCAAAAGCACCTGGTAGAATATCATTTACTTTTGACAATTGGGAAGATGGTAGGCAAGATGAGTTTCTACCATTCACTTTTGACAATTGGGAAGCTGATAAGCAAGAGAAGTACCTTTGCAGACAGTATACGTGCATCACAGCTCATTGGATTGATGCGAGTTGGGAGTTGCAAAGAAGAGTGATTAGTTTCGGAACTTTACTATATCCATTAGATGGTCTTTCTATCGCTGAGGAAGTGTCTTCGTGTTTGACTGGGTGGAAAGTTGATAACAAGGTTAAGACTCTGACTTTGGGTAATCCGTGTTATGATGAAACTGTGATTACGTCTCTTAAGACGCGTTTTCTTGCTAATAGATCCCTCTTATCTAATGgtgatttttttcaaattcgTGGTTTCTGTTATATTATGAGTCTTGCAGTGGAAGATGGTATCAAACTCATTGATGATATTGTTCAGAAAGTTAGAGGTGTAGCAATCCATATCCAATGTGATATTACGAAAAGAAAGAACTTTTATGAGATTGCGGATAATCATTTTCATTTGAATACCAAGAAAAGGTTGCGTCCTGAAAATGGTTATAGATGGGATTTGACTTATACAATGCTTGACCACGCTCTTTATTTCAGGCCCGTTCTAGACCATTTGGGACAAAATGACGAAGAACTGAAATTCTGTGAACTTTCTGCTGAAGAGTGGGACAAGTTGGCCGTTGTGCTTAAGTTTTTGAATGTTTTTTATGGTGTCACCAATCGGTTTTTCTCCTCCAAACAGCCGACTTCATATACTTATTTTAGGGGAATATGGGAGATTCAGATGAAACTACAACTATTAGAAGCAGCCAATGGGCCACATGATTTCATGGTGGACATGGtaaaagagacaaaagaaaattttgaccaGTATTGGTTGGATCATAATTTGATACTGTCACTTGCTACCATCCTAGATCCCCGTTGTAAGTTGGAATTGGCTGAATATTGTTATGTTAAACTTTTTGGGGAGCTTTATGCAAAAGAAATGGTGCAGAATGTGAAGACGACcttatttaatttgtttgatgaaTATAAATCTCTTGGTGTGGTTTCTTCGTCGACTATTGGTACTTTTGCTAGTGGTAGTAGAAGGGATGATCTAGATGGCTTCCTGGAAGATTACGAATTGTTTTTGagtaagaaacaaaaacatgacGCTGGAAGGTCACAATTGGATGTCTACTTGGAAGAGAAAATTCTTGATTTGCATAGTGAGCTAGATATATTATCATATTGGAGGGATGTCTCTGGACGCTATCCTGATCTTGGATCAATGGCCCGTGATATCTTAACCATTCCCATATTTGCAGTTCCTCCGGAAGGAGCCTTTGCTATGGGAAAGAGATTGATTAAGCGTTGGCAGAAGGATGCAATAGTAGAAGATAAAGCAATATTTATATGTTGTCAGGATTGGATGCATGTGAAGGGTCTTTGTTCAG GACTATACACATATTTTGCAAATGATCCTGAAGAGTCAGATGCTGAGGATGAAAGTAATGAAGAGATGGAAGATGATGAATCTGAGGATTCGGCCACAGCCACTtag